TGTTTGTAACCCGTGATTTGATTGGTCGGTGATTTAACAGATCATGCACTGTTGTGCATGGGTTACTTTCTTTTTACGTGGTCGGTAACGGAGTTTACATGCCTCTGTTAAGTCCTATTGTCCTACATAAATATGTCACTATTCACGCACTATGTGTGAGTAGTTCGCGCGTGGAGTGAAATATTCTATAAATTTCCAGAGGAAAATTAATTTTTGTGAAATTTTATCTATACTTACATTAAATTAATGAATACACTAGATAATTTAAatctaatttatatatatatatatatatataattgtgtgTTTGGATATGTAGTTTGTGGGACTTCGACTAATTTACAGATATGTCTATAAAAGAAGTCTTGAAATAATGATAAAGTTATCTTTATGTAATCTATAGGTCATGAGTTCGAACATCGGGTAGGTTGGCCTTCTCTAGACCTAGGGTCGGCTCTAACCTTATCACAGGTAAGGTAGCCTTAGGCTCCCAAATTTAGGTCATGAGTTGAATGTCTTAAAAGTTGCACTATTGGTGAAGTTTTTGCATGGATTTGACCCTTCATTTACCATATAAATCAGCATCATCAATTAAAGATAGACAAGTTGAATCTAATGGGGTTAATAGATTTTATTTTAATAGCCATATATTTGGACCAGATTATGCGCACTTTGATTAATTTTATAACATATTTTATCATGGTAACTCTGTCCACCATGATCCGGACAAGTAAGAAAAAGTCACCTAGTATTGAGAATCAAATCTTAGATCTCGTGATTCTCAACCCATTTAATTGATCACTAAGATACACCCCGGAAGCCTAGTTAGTGTTCAATATTATTCAATATGTTTTAATTTATTTGAACCTATATAATTGGTTGcggaatttaagaaaaatgagAAGACTTTTGAGGCACATATACTTTGTGTTATTGCATAAAGGCAAAtagttttcaaatataaaaataagTCATTATTTTTGATACGGACTAAAaagaaataagttcacataagtTGAAACGGACAAAGTATATATTTATAATCATAACAATCTCTACAAATTCAAATATGAATTTGTGCCTAGCTAGTCACacaaataatttttatattataatccTTGCATAACTATCACAGATCCTTCTTTAAAAATTACGTAAAAAAGagataagataaaaaaaaaaaattggcagcCGTAGTACACAGAGCTTTAAAGGTTGTACTTTATTCCATATCCATCTTTATAGAAgtgatgagagagagagagagagaaaaggtgAAAAAATAAACTGAATTGCAACGCTGTCTTCATCTTCTCTCTCTCATGCCATCACACAAAAGAGACACAGCAAAACCGGAAAGAAGAGAGAGACTTTGATGAGGAGCTTGACGACTGCATAAAAAAGGCAAAGCAAATGTCGGTTCTCTTTATTAATTCTCACAATATATTGTTCCTTTCTTCAACTCTTTATCTTCCTTTCATTTTAATTCGATTTGATTCAGTTTTAGCTATTATTACTTGCTTTTCTATGGTCAGCTCCGAATTTCTCTTCTAAAATGCGGTGTAAAATTTGTTCGAATTGTTTTTTTGTGATCTGTTTAGTTGCTGAGGAAATGTGCCCTTTTTTATGTGCATTATGTGTTTTTTTATAGCAAAATCAAGGAATTAATGATAGGTTATGGAGCAGTTTGGTTTTAACTCTGAATTTTCTCAAGTTAAACGTGCCGAATGCGGTGTTAATTTCGTTCGAATTGTTGTTGCAATCTGTTAGGTTGTTGAGAAAATGCTGGAAACTCTTTCCACCGGAAATCGGCAAACTTTTGTTTTTGTGcgttttttattttttgaggTCCGAAAATTTTcaacgaaatgtgcaaatgcgGTGTTAGTTTCgtccgattttttttttttttggttgtgaTCTGTCCGAATTTCTCAACTGTAATGTGCCAAATGTGGCTTTTTTGTTAACAGCAAAATAAAGGAAATAACACTAATAGGTTATGGAGCAATTTTGGTTGTTATTCGGAGCTTCTCAAGCAAATGTGCCAAATGTGGTGTTAGTTGCGTCCGAATTGTTGTTGCCATCCGTTTGGTTACTGAGAAAATGCTGTAAATTCTTcctcataaaaaaaaaaaaaaaacgtgtGCATTCTGTGTGTTCTTTTGCGAAATTTAAAGAATTTTGATTTAGTTGAAATTTTCTTTTGCTCTGAATTTTTTCAAGTATAATTTGCCAATATGGTGGTAATTTCAGTTGAATTGTTGTTGTGATATGTTTGGCTACTGAGAAAATGCTGGAAATTgttccaacaaaaaaaaaaaaaaaaagaaagaggaaattTCACTGTGCATTATTTGTGTTTTTTTGCAGCATTACATTATGACTGCTTGATTTATTTGAAGTTTCTTGATATTGAGCAGTTTGCTCTTAGCTCTGAATTTCTCAAGTATAATGTGCCATTATGTTGTTAGTTTCAAATGAATTGGTGCTGACCTGTTGCAATACATTTTGGTTACTGAGAGAGTGCTGGAAAATATTTATACTGTTTTTGAAGAGAAGTATAATGTGCCATTAGTTGTAATTTTCTGCTTTAAAAAGCTAATTATAATCTCTTGATATTAATTGTTTGCTTCTTGGTTTTTCTCTCTCGTTAATCTGTACCTGCAGACATATAGTATATGCATTTTGTCTTCTAATCTTTTTTTGGTTTGGTTTACAGATGATGTTAAAAGAAACTGATTCTTTTGTTTTAATAGGATTGTCAAATCTGAAGAGGATCCACATTGCTTATCTTGAAATCTGAGTTTCATATGTTGATTATTCATCTCTCTGCTTTCCTGAAGAATTAGTGGTAAATATGATTTATGGAGTCTTGTAGTCTTCATAGCTACTTTAACTTAAAGAGTTGATATGGAAAATATACCAATTTGTTGCAGACTATTAATCCACCATGAACTGGAATCAGCAAATGGAGATTCATTATGCAAATGCGGCTATGCCTTATAATTCAATTGGAAGCTTTATGGATTTCTTTGGAGGTGTTACATATGACCATGTAAATTATATATTTGCCGATCCTCCCTATGGTCAGGTACATTCAGTAGTTTTACAGCAATTAATCATTTTTCGCTCTACATCCCTGTGTGCATTCGCCTACTTTCAATTTGACCCTGCATTTCCAACTTCTGCCCTTGACCCTTGTTATGCAGGATTGTGCAAAATAACCTGTACAAATGAGGGTACAACTGGAACAATAATCAGTTTTAAATTTGTAGAATTAACTTTGCAACCCTGGACATTTTTGTAAATCATGATTGGATAAGCAGATATTACAAATAGTGCTCATGAATATGAAAAAAGAAATACTGTGAGAAAGTGGAAATTTGTTTATCAAGTATATGCTGTTATATTATGTACATACATTTGTCTAGTAGTGTGCAAAGAGAAGATCCAGAACCATGCTTTAGTACACATGTACTACATGTATCAACTGCATAATTAGCAACTGTGGAATGGACACTAGCTTTCAAATTGCTCTAGCAAACTGAGGAAATCTGCTACTAATATCTAAGCATATGAGGGCCTTAGATTTACCTTTGGATATCATTTACCTGCAACCTGTACATTCTCTTCATGCATCTTTGGTTTCGTCTATATCAAATTGCCAGTCACTTGGAAATGTAGAACAAAAATTTAAATAACAGTGCCATATGACTTCTCTGATCCTTGCAGGAGAGTTTATACCCATCGATTAGTACCAATCCATACAAATTTGGGTACTCCGAAGCAGGTAGTTTCTCATATTACGAATATGGTCATGAATATGTGGTGAATGATCATGTATCTGGAATCGAGGAGCATGATAGGCATGTAGAGAACCCTTCAACCACCACTGGTTTCCAGAATGTAGCTGCAAATGTGCATAGAGAAGAAATTTCAGGCTCCAATTCTCGCACTAATTCTGTGGAATGTAAGTTTCCTTTTCAGTCTTTGTACTGTGGCAGATATGtacaagttttaaaaaaaaatccaacaAAGTAGAATGTTTTAGCACAGCCGTTGTGCTACAAATATACAATATGTTACCATTCTCAAAAAAGTAGAATCTTGAAAGCCTATGTGTAGGGAAACATCTTCCACAGTTTCTCTCTTTATTCTAATTGCATTGTGTATATGACTAAATATTGTTTGGAAAATGCACCGGGAATGATCTAATGATCACTTGCcatgaatatatattttttgattgctAATTGATGAAAAAACAACCATGAATTACCTGCATTAGTTAGCACCCTTGCAGTTCATTCCTACTGTATAGATATCTccatgtttttttaaaaaaaaatttactaTTATTTTTGACTATTTAACGAACACTAGATTACAGAATATCACAGCCATTTGTATACTAGGATCAACCCTTTAAAACCATAATTCTATGTCTTTACACCTTCCTTCCTTTACTCCTATAGCTCTGAGCATCAAGGACAGGGATTTACTGTTCTTTTGTATCTCAATGTTAGATTTGGTTAAAAAGGTGAAATGACAGCACTCACCTTCCAATTGTCATCTTGCTGTCTTGAAAGCTGTTGAGCTATAGCCTCATGTTTGAACAAGTCTTCCGCAATGCCCACTCAAAGTGCATTAGTCAACCAACAATATTTGACTTGGATGGATTAGAAGAAGGCCATCCAACACCATAAACAAATTCCTCTTGTCTGATAACTCCTTTGAATGATTCATGCTCATCATATGAGATTGGTGGTAGCCTGTGGTCTGCACTAGTTGACTCAAATTGATCCTCTGAAGGCATTGGAATGTTTTTCTGCTGTTTCAGTAAAAGAGACCTCTGCTACAGGATTTCTGAAGACCATCTCTTTTAGTACCGATTTTGTATAGACAATGCAAATTGCTGGTCCACTGCCAACATTCTAGATTGGGCAGATCCTTTATCAAATTGAAGATCTGCCTGTAAATACATGTTATAAGTCCGTGGAGAGTGATAAAATGAGTTTGTTTATGAAATAAACAAAATATTAGCACATTATACGTTCCTAAGTCAAAGTGATGGTGCTAAGTTTTTTTGTTACACTCTCTACATCCGCTTCCCTCTGTTCTCTAGTCTCTAAAACCTTCTGCCTTGCTGCTTCAATGATAAATGTTATTCAGAAAGCTCAGTGGCTTTTTCTTCTTTACAATAACTGGTTACAACTTACAAGTTCTTTCTGTTTTCCATATATCAGTTTCTGAAAGTTATGTGAGTAACAAAAGTAACCAAAGGAGCATACAAGATGAAATGAGCAAAATAATTGGTTGTAATGCCTATAACTGTTTAGCTGCAAATCAGACTGCCCAAAGAAACATAGTTGTACCTAATAATGATAGTATCCTTTTGTAAGGCAGCTTTCTAGAAGCATGTATTCAGTACATTCTTCTATTATGCATTCTGTGCTGCAATCTATATCGATTATACATCTGAAATTTGTGATGGAATAGAGTTTAAGAAGGAAATAGGTCGATCATTTGATCTGAACGCAGCAAAAATTGTATGGAATATGTCAGTGTTGGATCTTATGTCTTTGAGTATTTGCAGTCTCATTTGTTGTCGTTTTTTGCTGCTGTTGCTTGTGCCTATTCATAAAGAGCTTCCTGCTTTTATGATACTTCAGGTTATGACTAAGCTTGTCCCTTTGCTCTTTTTCAGGTCCTAGGGGTCAAATTAATACTCGTGACAGTGAGGTATGAAGTTATATTCCAAAGTTATGTTTCTTCTCTTTC
The Nicotiana sylvestris chromosome 11, ASM39365v2, whole genome shotgun sequence DNA segment above includes these coding regions:
- the LOC104220266 gene encoding E3 ubiquitin-protein ligase BIG BROTHER-like → MNWNQQMEIHYANAAMPYNSIGSFMDFFGGVTYDHVNYIFADPPYGQESLYPSISTNPYKFGYSEAGSFSYYEYGHEYVVNDHVSGIEEHDRHVENPSTTTGFQNVAANVHREEISGSNSRTNSVECPRGQINTRDSEVVWQDSIDPDNMTYEELLELGEAVGTQSRGLSQDQISLLPITKFKCGLFSRKKSRKERCVICQMEYKRNDRQITLPCKHLYHAGCGSRWLSINKACPICYSEVVIDTSKRGSK